Proteins co-encoded in one Ziziphus jujuba cultivar Dongzao chromosome 9, ASM3175591v1 genomic window:
- the LOC107427985 gene encoding probable alpha-mannosidase At5g13980 isoform X3 — protein MAALAQLLLFCLLFLAETLLAHSKFMVYNTSQTIVPGKLNVHLVPHTHDDVGWLKTVDQYYVGSNNSIQGACVQNVLDSLIPALVADKNRKFIYVEQAFFQRWWRDQSDIVQNVVKQLVNSGQLEFINGGMCMHDEATTHYIDMIDQTTLGHQFIKEEFDVTPRIGWQIDPFGHSAVQAYLLGAEVGFDSFFYGRIDYQDRAKRKIEKSLEVVWRGSKSLGSSAQDNIDLFDYNVHDRVNDFVAAAVSQANITRTNHIMWTMGTDFRYQYAHTWFRQMDKLIHYVNKDGRVNALYSTPSIYTDAKYATNESWPIKTDDFFPYADRANAYWTGYFTSRPAVKRYVRMTSGYYLAARQLEFFRGRSKSGPNTDSLGDALAIAQHHDAVTGTEKQHVANDYAKRLSIGYVEAEEVVASSLACLFESGLYSGCVNPTTKFHQCPLLNISYCPASEVNLSQGKSLVVLVYNALGWKRDDVIRIPVINEDITVHDSEGKEVESQILPVADYFVGLRNYHVKAYLGQTPDQTPKYWLAFAVSVPPFGYSTYTVSNAKRADSGSTKSSVYTFQSNENSTIEVGQGNLKLTFSSYQGKITKYSNSRSLVEDTVEQSYGFYTGFNGTGRDKDPQNSGAYIFRPNGTFVIKPEEEFSLTVLRGPVLDEVHQQINPWIYQISRLQKGKEHVEVEYIVGPIPIDDGTGKEIVTQITTSLDSNKTFYTDSNGRDFIKRIRDYRTDWDLKVNQPVAGNYYPINLGIYLQDSEKEFSILVDRSVGGTSITDGQIELMLHRRLLLDDSRGVAEALNETVCILDKCTGLTIEGKFYFKIDPLGEGAKWRRSVGQEIYSPLLLAITEEVISKEGDNWMDSRAPTFSLIESSYSLPDNVALITLQELDDGKVLLRLAHLYEIGEDKDLSITTNVELKKLFPRRKINKVTEMSLSANQERTEMEKKRLVWKVEGPSENEAKVARGGPVDPEQMVVELAPMEIRTFIINFTPEIYQKVFEE, from the exons ATGGCTGCTCTGGCTCAGCTGCTACTCTTCTGTCTGCTTTTCTTGGCGGAAACTTTACTTGCTCACTCCAAGTTTATGGTCTACAACACCTCTCAGACCATTGTTCCTGGAAAACTCAATGTCCATTTGGTACCTCACACCCATGATGATGTTGGCTGGTTGAAGACCGTTGATCAATATTATGTTGGTTCCAATAATTCCATCCAG GGGGCTTGTGTCCAAAATGTGTTGGATTCTTTAATTCCTGCACTCGTGGCTGACAAAAATcggaaatttatttatgttgaaCAG GCATTTTTTCAGCGATGGTGGAGAGATCAGAGTGACATAGTCCAGAATGTGGTCAAGCAGCTTGTCAATTCAGGCCAACTTGAGTTCAT AAATGGAGGTATGTGCATGCATGATGAGGCGACAACGCATTACATTGACATGATTGATCAGACAACTCTTGGGCATCAGTTCATTAAGGAGGAGTTTGATGTGACTCCAAGAATTGGTTGGCAGATTGACCCCTTTGGACATTCTGCAGTGCAAGCTTACTTGTTGGGAGCAGAA GTTGGGTTTGACTCATTTTTCTATGGTCGCATAGATTACCAAGATAGGGCTAAGCGCAAAATTGAGAAGAGTCTTGAAGTTGTCTGGCGTGGTTCAAAGAGCCTCGGTTCATCTGCTCAG GATAACATTGATTTGTTTGATTATAATGTTCATGACCGAGTAAATGATTTTGTTGCTGCTGCAGTCTCCCAG GCTAACATAACTCGTACAAATCATATAATGTGGACCATGGGAACAGATTTTAGGTATCAGTATGCACACACGTGGTTCAGGCAGATGGACAAACTCATTCATTATGTCAACAAG GATGGACGTGTTAATGCACTGTATTCTACTCCATCTATATATACAGATGCAAAATATGCTACTAATGAATCCTGGCCAATCAAGACAGATGACTTCTTTCC TTATGCAGATCGTGCAAATGCTTACTGGACAGGCTACTTCACAAGCAGACCAGCTGTGAAACGCTATGTTAGAATGACAAGTGGCTATTATCTG GCTGCTAGGCAACTGGAATTTTTCAGAGGTAGGAGTAAATCAGGGCCCAACACAGACTCGTTGGGGGACGCCTTAGCAATTGCTCAACATCATGATGCAGTCACTGGGACAGAGAAGCAGCATGTGGCTAATGATTATGCAAAACGCTTGTCAATTGGCTATGTGGAG GCTGAGGAAGTAGTTGCATCTTCACTTGCTTGCTTGTTTGAGTCTGGATTATACTCTGGATGTGTGAACCCAACTACGAAGTTTCATCAG TGCCCACTTTTGAATATAAGCTACTGCCCTGCATCAGAAGTTAACCTGTCTCAAGGGAAAAGTTTG GTTGTTTTGGTCTACAATGCTCTTGGATGGAAGAGGGATGATGTCATTCGAATTCCT GTGATTAATGAAGATATCACTGTTCATGACTCTGAAGGAAAAGAAGTTGAGTCACAGATTCTTCCAGTGGCTGATTATTTTGTGGGCTTAAGGAACTACCATGTTAAGGCATACTTGGGTCAGACTCCAGATCAGACACCTAAATACTGGCTTGCATTTGCAGTTTCAGTACCACCATTTGGATACAGCACCTACACTGTCTCAAATGCCAAAAGAGCAG ATTCTGGTTCAACCAAATCATCTGTATATACATTTCAAAGCAACGAAAACTCTACTATTGAAGTTGGTCAAGGAAATTTGAAGCTTACTTTCTCCTCATATCAAGGAAAAATTACCAAGTATAGTAACAGCAGGAGCTTG GTTGAGGACACAGTTGAACAATCCTATGGGTTTTACACTGGATTTAATGGGACTGGGAGAGATAAAGATCCTCAG aattcTGGGGCCTACATCTTTCGTCCAAATGGCACTTTTGTCATAAAACCTGAAGAAGAG TTTTCTTTAACTGTTCTGCGTGGACCAGTATTAGATGAAGTACATCAACAGATCAACCCATGGATATATCAG ATAAGCAGGCTGCAGAAGGGGAAAGAACATGTTGAAGTTGAATATATT GTTGGGCCTATACCTATTGATGATGGAACAGGCAAAGAAATTGTAACTCAAATAACAACTTCATTGGATAGCAACAAGACATTCTACACTGATTCGAATGGACGTGATTTTATTAAAAGG ATTCGTGACTACAGAACAGATTGGGACCTTAAAGTAAACCAAcctgttgctggaaattattacCCG ATTAATCTTGGGATTTACTTGCAAGATAGTGAAAAAGAATTCTCAATTTTGGTGGACCGTTCTGTAGGGGGAACTAGCATAACCGATGGACAAATAGAGCTGATGCTTCACAG GAGATTACTACTTGATGACTCAAGGGGAGTTGCAGAGGCTCTAAATGAAACCGTCTGCATTCTTGATAAATGCACTGGACTAACA ATCgaaggaaaattttatttcaaaattgaccCCCTAGGAGAGGGTGCTAAGTGGCGTCGTTCTGTTGGCCAGGAGATATATTCTCCACTATTATTAGCAATTACTGAAGAGGTGATATCCAAG GAAGGAGATAACTGGATGGATTCTCGTGCACCGACTTTTTCATTGATTGAATCCTCATATAGTTTACCTGATAATGTTGCTCTTATTACTCTTCAG GAGCTTGATGATGGAAAAGTTCTTCTTCGGTTAGCACATCTATATGAG ATTGGAGAGGACAAGGATCTTTCTATAACAACAAATGTGGAGCTGAAGAAACTGTTTCCCAGAAGAAAG ATTAACAAAGTGACAGAGATGAGCTTATCAGCCAATCAAGAAAGAACAGAAATGGAGAAAAAACGACTTGTTTGGAAAGTGGAAGGCCCTTCCGAGAACGAAGCTAAGGTTGCAAGAGGTGGACCTGTTGATCCTGAACAAATGGTTGTGGAGCTGGCTCCAATGGAAATTCGCACCTTTATTATTAACTTCACTCCTGAGATTTATCAAAAAGTATTCGAGGAGTGA
- the LOC107427985 gene encoding probable alpha-mannosidase At5g13980 isoform X1 — translation MAALAQLLLFCLLFLAETLLAHSKFMVYNTSQTIVPGKLNVHLVPHTHDDVGWLKTVDQYYVGSNNSIQGACVQNVLDSLIPALVADKNRKFIYVEQAFFQRWWRDQSDIVQNVVKQLVNSGQLEFINGGMCMHDEATTHYIDMIDQTTLGHQFIKEEFDVTPRIGWQIDPFGHSAVQAYLLGAEVGFDSFFYGRIDYQDRAKRKIEKSLEVVWRGSKSLGSSAQIFAGAFPENYEPPPGFYFEVNADSPIVQDNIDLFDYNVHDRVNDFVAAAVSQANITRTNHIMWTMGTDFRYQYAHTWFRQMDKLIHYVNKDGRVNALYSTPSIYTDAKYATNESWPIKTDDFFPYADRANAYWTGYFTSRPAVKRYVRMTSGYYLAARQLEFFRGRSKSGPNTDSLGDALAIAQHHDAVTGTEKQHVANDYAKRLSIGYVEAEEVVASSLACLFESGLYSGCVNPTTKFHQCPLLNISYCPASEVNLSQGKSLVVLVYNALGWKRDDVIRIPVINEDITVHDSEGKEVESQILPVADYFVGLRNYHVKAYLGQTPDQTPKYWLAFAVSVPPFGYSTYTVSNAKRADSGSTKSSVYTFQSNENSTIEVGQGNLKLTFSSYQGKITKYSNSRSLVEDTVEQSYGFYTGFNGTGRDKDPQNSGAYIFRPNGTFVIKPEEEFSLTVLRGPVLDEVHQQINPWIYQISRLQKGKEHVEVEYIVGPIPIDDGTGKEIVTQITTSLDSNKTFYTDSNGRDFIKRIRDYRTDWDLKVNQPVAGNYYPINLGIYLQDSEKEFSILVDRSVGGTSITDGQIELMLHRRLLLDDSRGVAEALNETVCILDKCTGLTIEGKFYFKIDPLGEGAKWRRSVGQEIYSPLLLAITEEVISKEGDNWMDSRAPTFSLIESSYSLPDNVALITLQELDDGKVLLRLAHLYEIGEDKDLSITTNVELKKLFPRRKINKVTEMSLSANQERTEMEKKRLVWKVEGPSENEAKVARGGPVDPEQMVVELAPMEIRTFIINFTPEIYQKVFEE, via the exons ATGGCTGCTCTGGCTCAGCTGCTACTCTTCTGTCTGCTTTTCTTGGCGGAAACTTTACTTGCTCACTCCAAGTTTATGGTCTACAACACCTCTCAGACCATTGTTCCTGGAAAACTCAATGTCCATTTGGTACCTCACACCCATGATGATGTTGGCTGGTTGAAGACCGTTGATCAATATTATGTTGGTTCCAATAATTCCATCCAG GGGGCTTGTGTCCAAAATGTGTTGGATTCTTTAATTCCTGCACTCGTGGCTGACAAAAATcggaaatttatttatgttgaaCAG GCATTTTTTCAGCGATGGTGGAGAGATCAGAGTGACATAGTCCAGAATGTGGTCAAGCAGCTTGTCAATTCAGGCCAACTTGAGTTCAT AAATGGAGGTATGTGCATGCATGATGAGGCGACAACGCATTACATTGACATGATTGATCAGACAACTCTTGGGCATCAGTTCATTAAGGAGGAGTTTGATGTGACTCCAAGAATTGGTTGGCAGATTGACCCCTTTGGACATTCTGCAGTGCAAGCTTACTTGTTGGGAGCAGAA GTTGGGTTTGACTCATTTTTCTATGGTCGCATAGATTACCAAGATAGGGCTAAGCGCAAAATTGAGAAGAGTCTTGAAGTTGTCTGGCGTGGTTCAAAGAGCCTCGGTTCATCTGCTCAG ATTTTTGCTGGTGCATTTCCCGAAAACTATGAGCCTCCACCTGGTTTCTATTTTGAAGTTAATGCTGATTCCCCAATAGTTCAA GATAACATTGATTTGTTTGATTATAATGTTCATGACCGAGTAAATGATTTTGTTGCTGCTGCAGTCTCCCAG GCTAACATAACTCGTACAAATCATATAATGTGGACCATGGGAACAGATTTTAGGTATCAGTATGCACACACGTGGTTCAGGCAGATGGACAAACTCATTCATTATGTCAACAAG GATGGACGTGTTAATGCACTGTATTCTACTCCATCTATATATACAGATGCAAAATATGCTACTAATGAATCCTGGCCAATCAAGACAGATGACTTCTTTCC TTATGCAGATCGTGCAAATGCTTACTGGACAGGCTACTTCACAAGCAGACCAGCTGTGAAACGCTATGTTAGAATGACAAGTGGCTATTATCTG GCTGCTAGGCAACTGGAATTTTTCAGAGGTAGGAGTAAATCAGGGCCCAACACAGACTCGTTGGGGGACGCCTTAGCAATTGCTCAACATCATGATGCAGTCACTGGGACAGAGAAGCAGCATGTGGCTAATGATTATGCAAAACGCTTGTCAATTGGCTATGTGGAG GCTGAGGAAGTAGTTGCATCTTCACTTGCTTGCTTGTTTGAGTCTGGATTATACTCTGGATGTGTGAACCCAACTACGAAGTTTCATCAG TGCCCACTTTTGAATATAAGCTACTGCCCTGCATCAGAAGTTAACCTGTCTCAAGGGAAAAGTTTG GTTGTTTTGGTCTACAATGCTCTTGGATGGAAGAGGGATGATGTCATTCGAATTCCT GTGATTAATGAAGATATCACTGTTCATGACTCTGAAGGAAAAGAAGTTGAGTCACAGATTCTTCCAGTGGCTGATTATTTTGTGGGCTTAAGGAACTACCATGTTAAGGCATACTTGGGTCAGACTCCAGATCAGACACCTAAATACTGGCTTGCATTTGCAGTTTCAGTACCACCATTTGGATACAGCACCTACACTGTCTCAAATGCCAAAAGAGCAG ATTCTGGTTCAACCAAATCATCTGTATATACATTTCAAAGCAACGAAAACTCTACTATTGAAGTTGGTCAAGGAAATTTGAAGCTTACTTTCTCCTCATATCAAGGAAAAATTACCAAGTATAGTAACAGCAGGAGCTTG GTTGAGGACACAGTTGAACAATCCTATGGGTTTTACACTGGATTTAATGGGACTGGGAGAGATAAAGATCCTCAG aattcTGGGGCCTACATCTTTCGTCCAAATGGCACTTTTGTCATAAAACCTGAAGAAGAG TTTTCTTTAACTGTTCTGCGTGGACCAGTATTAGATGAAGTACATCAACAGATCAACCCATGGATATATCAG ATAAGCAGGCTGCAGAAGGGGAAAGAACATGTTGAAGTTGAATATATT GTTGGGCCTATACCTATTGATGATGGAACAGGCAAAGAAATTGTAACTCAAATAACAACTTCATTGGATAGCAACAAGACATTCTACACTGATTCGAATGGACGTGATTTTATTAAAAGG ATTCGTGACTACAGAACAGATTGGGACCTTAAAGTAAACCAAcctgttgctggaaattattacCCG ATTAATCTTGGGATTTACTTGCAAGATAGTGAAAAAGAATTCTCAATTTTGGTGGACCGTTCTGTAGGGGGAACTAGCATAACCGATGGACAAATAGAGCTGATGCTTCACAG GAGATTACTACTTGATGACTCAAGGGGAGTTGCAGAGGCTCTAAATGAAACCGTCTGCATTCTTGATAAATGCACTGGACTAACA ATCgaaggaaaattttatttcaaaattgaccCCCTAGGAGAGGGTGCTAAGTGGCGTCGTTCTGTTGGCCAGGAGATATATTCTCCACTATTATTAGCAATTACTGAAGAGGTGATATCCAAG GAAGGAGATAACTGGATGGATTCTCGTGCACCGACTTTTTCATTGATTGAATCCTCATATAGTTTACCTGATAATGTTGCTCTTATTACTCTTCAG GAGCTTGATGATGGAAAAGTTCTTCTTCGGTTAGCACATCTATATGAG ATTGGAGAGGACAAGGATCTTTCTATAACAACAAATGTGGAGCTGAAGAAACTGTTTCCCAGAAGAAAG ATTAACAAAGTGACAGAGATGAGCTTATCAGCCAATCAAGAAAGAACAGAAATGGAGAAAAAACGACTTGTTTGGAAAGTGGAAGGCCCTTCCGAGAACGAAGCTAAGGTTGCAAGAGGTGGACCTGTTGATCCTGAACAAATGGTTGTGGAGCTGGCTCCAATGGAAATTCGCACCTTTATTATTAACTTCACTCCTGAGATTTATCAAAAAGTATTCGAGGAGTGA
- the LOC107427985 gene encoding probable alpha-mannosidase At5g13980 isoform X2 has protein sequence MAALAQLLLFCLLFLAETLLAHSKFMVYNTSQTIVPGKLNVHLVPHTHDDVGWLKTVDQYYVGSNNSIQGACVQNVLDSLIPALVADKNRKFIYVEQAFFQRWWRDQSDIVQNVVKQLVNSGQLEFINGGMCMHDEATTHYIDMIDQTTLGHQFIKEEFDVTPRIGWQIDPFGHSAVQAYLLGAEVGFDSFFYGRIDYQDRAKRKIEKSLEVVWRGSKSLGSSAQIFAGAFPENYEPPPGFYFEVNADSPIVQDNIDLFDYNVHDRVNDFVAAAVSQANITRTNHIMWTMGTDFRYQYAHTWFRQMDKLIHYVNKDGRVNALYSTPSIYTDAKYATNESWPIKTDDFFPYADRANAYWTGYFTSRPAVKRYVRMTSGYYLAARQLEFFRGRSKSGPNTDSLGDALAIAQHHDAVTGTEKQHVANDYAKRLSIGYVEAEEVVASSLACLFESGLYSGCVNPTTKFHQCPLLNISYCPASEVNLSQGKSLVVLVYNALGWKRDDVIRIPVINEDITVHDSEGKEVESQILPVADYFVGLRNYHVKAYLGQTPDQTPKYWLAFAVSVPPFGYSTYTVSNAKRADSGSTKSSVYTFQSNENSTIEVGQGNLKLTFSSYQGKITKYSNSRSLVEDTVEQSYGFYTGFNGTGRDKDPQNSGAYIFRPNGTFVIKPEEEFSLTVLRGPVLDEVHQQINPWIYQISRLQKGKEHVEVEYIVGPIPIDDGTGKEIVTQITTSLDSNKTFYTDSNGRDFIKRIRDYRTDWDLKVNQPVAGNYYPINLGIYLQDSEKEFSILVDRSVGGTSITDGQIELMLHRRLLLDDSRGVAEALNETVCILDKCTGLTIEGKFYFKIDPLGEGAKWRRSVGQEIYSPLLLAITEEEGDNWMDSRAPTFSLIESSYSLPDNVALITLQELDDGKVLLRLAHLYEIGEDKDLSITTNVELKKLFPRRKINKVTEMSLSANQERTEMEKKRLVWKVEGPSENEAKVARGGPVDPEQMVVELAPMEIRTFIINFTPEIYQKVFEE, from the exons ATGGCTGCTCTGGCTCAGCTGCTACTCTTCTGTCTGCTTTTCTTGGCGGAAACTTTACTTGCTCACTCCAAGTTTATGGTCTACAACACCTCTCAGACCATTGTTCCTGGAAAACTCAATGTCCATTTGGTACCTCACACCCATGATGATGTTGGCTGGTTGAAGACCGTTGATCAATATTATGTTGGTTCCAATAATTCCATCCAG GGGGCTTGTGTCCAAAATGTGTTGGATTCTTTAATTCCTGCACTCGTGGCTGACAAAAATcggaaatttatttatgttgaaCAG GCATTTTTTCAGCGATGGTGGAGAGATCAGAGTGACATAGTCCAGAATGTGGTCAAGCAGCTTGTCAATTCAGGCCAACTTGAGTTCAT AAATGGAGGTATGTGCATGCATGATGAGGCGACAACGCATTACATTGACATGATTGATCAGACAACTCTTGGGCATCAGTTCATTAAGGAGGAGTTTGATGTGACTCCAAGAATTGGTTGGCAGATTGACCCCTTTGGACATTCTGCAGTGCAAGCTTACTTGTTGGGAGCAGAA GTTGGGTTTGACTCATTTTTCTATGGTCGCATAGATTACCAAGATAGGGCTAAGCGCAAAATTGAGAAGAGTCTTGAAGTTGTCTGGCGTGGTTCAAAGAGCCTCGGTTCATCTGCTCAG ATTTTTGCTGGTGCATTTCCCGAAAACTATGAGCCTCCACCTGGTTTCTATTTTGAAGTTAATGCTGATTCCCCAATAGTTCAA GATAACATTGATTTGTTTGATTATAATGTTCATGACCGAGTAAATGATTTTGTTGCTGCTGCAGTCTCCCAG GCTAACATAACTCGTACAAATCATATAATGTGGACCATGGGAACAGATTTTAGGTATCAGTATGCACACACGTGGTTCAGGCAGATGGACAAACTCATTCATTATGTCAACAAG GATGGACGTGTTAATGCACTGTATTCTACTCCATCTATATATACAGATGCAAAATATGCTACTAATGAATCCTGGCCAATCAAGACAGATGACTTCTTTCC TTATGCAGATCGTGCAAATGCTTACTGGACAGGCTACTTCACAAGCAGACCAGCTGTGAAACGCTATGTTAGAATGACAAGTGGCTATTATCTG GCTGCTAGGCAACTGGAATTTTTCAGAGGTAGGAGTAAATCAGGGCCCAACACAGACTCGTTGGGGGACGCCTTAGCAATTGCTCAACATCATGATGCAGTCACTGGGACAGAGAAGCAGCATGTGGCTAATGATTATGCAAAACGCTTGTCAATTGGCTATGTGGAG GCTGAGGAAGTAGTTGCATCTTCACTTGCTTGCTTGTTTGAGTCTGGATTATACTCTGGATGTGTGAACCCAACTACGAAGTTTCATCAG TGCCCACTTTTGAATATAAGCTACTGCCCTGCATCAGAAGTTAACCTGTCTCAAGGGAAAAGTTTG GTTGTTTTGGTCTACAATGCTCTTGGATGGAAGAGGGATGATGTCATTCGAATTCCT GTGATTAATGAAGATATCACTGTTCATGACTCTGAAGGAAAAGAAGTTGAGTCACAGATTCTTCCAGTGGCTGATTATTTTGTGGGCTTAAGGAACTACCATGTTAAGGCATACTTGGGTCAGACTCCAGATCAGACACCTAAATACTGGCTTGCATTTGCAGTTTCAGTACCACCATTTGGATACAGCACCTACACTGTCTCAAATGCCAAAAGAGCAG ATTCTGGTTCAACCAAATCATCTGTATATACATTTCAAAGCAACGAAAACTCTACTATTGAAGTTGGTCAAGGAAATTTGAAGCTTACTTTCTCCTCATATCAAGGAAAAATTACCAAGTATAGTAACAGCAGGAGCTTG GTTGAGGACACAGTTGAACAATCCTATGGGTTTTACACTGGATTTAATGGGACTGGGAGAGATAAAGATCCTCAG aattcTGGGGCCTACATCTTTCGTCCAAATGGCACTTTTGTCATAAAACCTGAAGAAGAG TTTTCTTTAACTGTTCTGCGTGGACCAGTATTAGATGAAGTACATCAACAGATCAACCCATGGATATATCAG ATAAGCAGGCTGCAGAAGGGGAAAGAACATGTTGAAGTTGAATATATT GTTGGGCCTATACCTATTGATGATGGAACAGGCAAAGAAATTGTAACTCAAATAACAACTTCATTGGATAGCAACAAGACATTCTACACTGATTCGAATGGACGTGATTTTATTAAAAGG ATTCGTGACTACAGAACAGATTGGGACCTTAAAGTAAACCAAcctgttgctggaaattattacCCG ATTAATCTTGGGATTTACTTGCAAGATAGTGAAAAAGAATTCTCAATTTTGGTGGACCGTTCTGTAGGGGGAACTAGCATAACCGATGGACAAATAGAGCTGATGCTTCACAG GAGATTACTACTTGATGACTCAAGGGGAGTTGCAGAGGCTCTAAATGAAACCGTCTGCATTCTTGATAAATGCACTGGACTAACA ATCgaaggaaaattttatttcaaaattgaccCCCTAGGAGAGGGTGCTAAGTGGCGTCGTTCTGTTGGCCAGGAGATATATTCTCCACTATTATTAGCAATTACTGAAGAG GAAGGAGATAACTGGATGGATTCTCGTGCACCGACTTTTTCATTGATTGAATCCTCATATAGTTTACCTGATAATGTTGCTCTTATTACTCTTCAG GAGCTTGATGATGGAAAAGTTCTTCTTCGGTTAGCACATCTATATGAG ATTGGAGAGGACAAGGATCTTTCTATAACAACAAATGTGGAGCTGAAGAAACTGTTTCCCAGAAGAAAG ATTAACAAAGTGACAGAGATGAGCTTATCAGCCAATCAAGAAAGAACAGAAATGGAGAAAAAACGACTTGTTTGGAAAGTGGAAGGCCCTTCCGAGAACGAAGCTAAGGTTGCAAGAGGTGGACCTGTTGATCCTGAACAAATGGTTGTGGAGCTGGCTCCAATGGAAATTCGCACCTTTATTATTAACTTCACTCCTGAGATTTATCAAAAAGTATTCGAGGAGTGA